In one Tessaracoccus palaemonis genomic region, the following are encoded:
- a CDS encoding GNAT family N-acetyltransferase, which translates to MDLVFRTADVDDVDAIVALVTAAYRGDSSREGWTTEADLLEGQRVDPEGVVADIQKPGSLILLGESEGETVACVHLEQEADAGYFGMFAVHPRMQGSGLGKAVMAEAERIVRDDWGLPAMRMTVIDVRDSLLAFYERRGFVRTGETEPFPYGDPRFGIPQRDDLRFAVLVKQLDGRSGS; encoded by the coding sequence ATGGACCTCGTCTTTCGCACCGCCGACGTTGACGACGTCGACGCCATCGTCGCGCTCGTGACCGCCGCCTACCGGGGCGACTCCAGCCGTGAAGGGTGGACGACGGAGGCGGACCTGCTCGAAGGCCAGCGGGTGGACCCCGAGGGCGTCGTCGCCGACATCCAGAAGCCGGGCAGCCTGATCCTGCTCGGTGAGTCCGAGGGTGAGACCGTCGCGTGCGTCCACCTTGAGCAGGAGGCCGACGCCGGGTACTTCGGCATGTTCGCCGTGCACCCGAGGATGCAGGGCAGCGGCCTCGGCAAGGCTGTCATGGCGGAGGCCGAGCGCATCGTCCGCGACGACTGGGGCCTCCCCGCCATGCGCATGACCGTCATCGATGTGCGCGACTCCTTGCTGGCGTTCTACGAGCGCCGCGGCTTCGTGCGTACCGGCGAGACCGAGCCGTTCCCGTACGGCGACCCGCGTTTCGGCATCCCGCAGCGCGATGACCTCCGCTTCGCCGTCCTCGTGAAGCAGTTGGACGGCCGGTCCGGCAGCTGA
- a CDS encoding zinc-binding dehydrogenase, which produces MLATYMYGAGDVRVENVPDPVIQQPTDAIVRMVRACVCGSDLHPYHSMPASSQGTPMGHELIAVVEEIGADVRTLKPGDFVIAPFAFQDNTCVFCREGFQTSCIHGGWYGSVETGGLQATLARIPLADGSLVKVPDVDPTTADEGLLASLLALSDVYLTGHHAAHMGQVEPGKTVTVIGDGAVGLSAVLASRQLGAERIILMGRHVDRTHLGREFGATDVVAARGADGVAQVMDLTDGEGSHIVLEAVGLMPAYQQAYGIVRPGGIISRVGVPQYEEAPIGFGSLFGRNARLAGGPAPVRAYLEDAIPLVLSGRADPGRVFDRTVPLAQVASGYAAMDAREALKVMVTM; this is translated from the coding sequence ATGCTCGCCACCTACATGTACGGCGCCGGCGATGTCCGCGTCGAGAACGTCCCCGACCCGGTCATCCAGCAGCCGACCGATGCGATCGTGCGCATGGTGCGCGCGTGCGTCTGCGGGTCCGACCTGCACCCGTACCACTCCATGCCCGCCTCGTCGCAGGGCACCCCCATGGGCCACGAACTGATCGCTGTCGTCGAGGAGATCGGCGCCGACGTGCGCACGCTGAAGCCAGGGGACTTCGTCATCGCCCCCTTCGCGTTCCAGGACAACACCTGCGTGTTCTGTCGGGAAGGCTTCCAGACCTCCTGCATCCACGGCGGCTGGTACGGGTCCGTCGAGACCGGTGGGCTGCAGGCCACCCTGGCGAGGATCCCGCTCGCGGACGGGTCACTGGTCAAGGTCCCCGACGTCGACCCCACCACCGCCGACGAGGGCCTGCTCGCCTCGCTGCTAGCACTCTCCGACGTCTACCTCACCGGCCACCACGCGGCCCACATGGGGCAGGTGGAACCGGGGAAGACCGTCACGGTCATCGGCGACGGGGCAGTCGGCCTCTCCGCGGTGCTGGCCTCTCGCCAGCTCGGCGCCGAGAGGATCATCCTGATGGGCCGTCACGTAGACCGCACACATCTCGGGCGTGAGTTCGGCGCCACCGACGTCGTCGCCGCGCGTGGAGCCGACGGCGTCGCGCAGGTCATGGATCTGACCGACGGCGAGGGCAGCCACATCGTGCTGGAGGCCGTCGGCCTCATGCCCGCCTACCAGCAGGCCTACGGCATCGTCCGTCCCGGCGGGATCATCAGCCGGGTCGGGGTACCGCAGTACGAGGAGGCCCCCATCGGCTTCGGCTCGCTCTTCGGCAGGAACGCGCGGTTGGCCGGCGGACCTGCCCCCGTGCGGGCATACCTCGAGGATGCGATCCCGCTCGTCCTGTCGGGCCGGGCCGACCCGGGGCGGGTCTTCGACCGCACCGTACCGCTTGCCCAGGTGGCCAGCGGGTATGCGGCCATGGACGCCCGGGAGGCCCTCAAGGTCATGGTCACGATGTGA
- a CDS encoding aldo/keto reductase: MIELTLNNGVTMPTLGLGVFQSPPEETAAAVDTALNVGYRHIDTAAAYRNERQVGEGIRRSGVPREDIFIETKVWVSDYGRDRTLHAFEKATGKLGVDTLDLLILHQPAPSRFDATVAAYRALEQLLADGKVRAIGISNFMPHHLDRLLTEVEVVPAVNQVELHPYFSQPDVQRANAAHDILTQAWSPIGGITFYPGWGDGKRSVMQDPTIREIAAAHGKSPAQVMLRWGIQEGRSVIPKSVNPERIAQNFDVFDFELSVEELARIDALDTGVRGGPDPDEDREAMFDFVIDEA, encoded by the coding sequence ATGATCGAACTCACCCTCAACAACGGCGTCACGATGCCCACGCTGGGCCTCGGCGTCTTCCAGAGTCCGCCGGAGGAGACCGCTGCGGCGGTCGACACGGCGCTGAACGTCGGCTACCGACATATCGACACGGCGGCCGCGTACCGCAACGAACGCCAGGTGGGCGAGGGCATCCGCCGTTCCGGCGTCCCGCGCGAGGACATCTTCATCGAAACGAAGGTCTGGGTCTCCGACTACGGCCGCGACAGGACCCTCCACGCGTTCGAGAAGGCCACCGGCAAGCTCGGCGTCGACACCCTCGACCTGCTGATCCTCCACCAGCCCGCACCATCCCGCTTCGACGCCACCGTCGCCGCCTACCGGGCGCTCGAGCAGCTCCTGGCCGACGGGAAGGTACGCGCCATCGGCATCAGCAACTTCATGCCCCACCACCTCGACCGACTCCTCACCGAGGTCGAGGTGGTGCCCGCCGTCAACCAGGTGGAGCTGCATCCCTACTTCAGCCAGCCGGACGTCCAGCGTGCCAACGCCGCGCACGACATCCTCACGCAGGCGTGGTCGCCCATCGGCGGCATCACGTTCTACCCCGGCTGGGGTGACGGGAAGCGCAGCGTGATGCAGGACCCGACCATCCGTGAGATCGCCGCCGCGCACGGCAAGTCGCCGGCTCAGGTGATGCTGCGGTGGGGTATCCAGGAGGGCCGCTCGGTGATCCCGAAGTCCGTGAACCCCGAGCGCATTGCCCAGAACTTCGACGTCTTCGACTTCGAGCTCTCGGTCGAAGAGCTGGCCCGCATCGACGCCCTTGACACCGGGGTCCGCGGCGGTCCCGACCCCGACGAGGACCGCGAGGCCATGTTCGACTTCGTCATCGACGAGGCCTGA
- a CDS encoding aldo/keto reductase, whose translation MEYRNLGRTGVRVSPLCLGTMMFGPWGNSDVDDSVRIIHAALDAGINFVDTADVYSGGISEEITGRALKGRRDDVVLATKFFMPMDPDEPNHRGGSRRWIIREVENSLRRLGTDHIDLYQVHRPSPDTDISETLGALTDLVHQGKIRYLGSSSFSGSQIVEAQWVSRDRHLERFVTEQPPYSLLVRGIEQDVLPTLLRHGMGSLTYSPLDGGWLSGKWRRHGASTPTSGARPKARFDMSSPDNQRKLDAVEDLALLAEEAGMSLIELSIAFIIRHPGVTAAIVGPRTMEQLEAYLPAASLTLSDEVLDRIDQIVAPGVTINPDDNSYGDHELLPAARRR comes from the coding sequence ATGGAGTACCGCAACCTCGGCCGCACCGGCGTGCGCGTCAGCCCCCTGTGCCTCGGCACCATGATGTTCGGCCCCTGGGGCAACAGCGACGTCGACGACAGCGTCCGGATCATCCACGCAGCCCTCGACGCCGGCATCAACTTCGTCGACACCGCCGACGTCTACTCGGGCGGCATCTCAGAGGAGATCACCGGCAGGGCGCTGAAAGGCCGCCGCGACGACGTCGTGCTCGCCACCAAGTTCTTCATGCCCATGGACCCGGATGAGCCGAACCACCGCGGCGGCTCCCGACGCTGGATCATCCGCGAGGTCGAGAACTCGCTCAGGCGCCTCGGAACCGACCACATCGACCTCTACCAGGTGCACCGCCCGAGCCCCGACACCGACATCTCCGAGACCCTCGGCGCCCTCACCGATCTCGTGCACCAGGGCAAGATCCGCTACCTCGGGTCGTCCTCGTTCTCCGGCTCGCAGATCGTCGAGGCACAGTGGGTCTCCCGCGATCGGCACCTCGAGCGCTTCGTCACCGAGCAGCCGCCGTACTCGCTGCTGGTGCGCGGCATCGAACAGGACGTCCTCCCGACGCTGCTCCGGCATGGGATGGGGTCCCTGACCTACAGCCCGCTCGACGGCGGGTGGCTGTCCGGCAAGTGGCGCAGGCACGGCGCCTCGACGCCGACCTCCGGCGCCCGGCCGAAGGCACGCTTCGACATGTCGTCGCCGGACAACCAGCGCAAGCTCGACGCCGTCGAGGACCTCGCGCTTCTCGCGGAGGAGGCCGGCATGTCCCTGATCGAGCTGTCCATCGCGTTCATCATCCGGCACCCCGGCGTGACGGCGGCGATCGTCGGGCCCCGCACGATGGAGCAGCTAGAGGCGTATCTGCCCGCCGCGTCGCTGACCCTGTCCGACGAAGTGCTCGACCGGATCGACCAGATCGTCGCCCCCGGAGTCACCATCAACCCCGACGACAACAGCTACGGCGACCACGAGCTGCTGCCCGCGGCCCGTCGCCGCTGA
- a CDS encoding SDR family oxidoreductase yields the protein MTPLTVLLVGGTGSIGRLVARRALADGHTVRVLTRRPASAPARTEAVAGDLTDASTLAAAVDGIDAVVFTHGAPYQSPKVRDVDYGGVLNVLTAIGAREVRIALMTAIGVTNRAGGYHDWKRRSERLVRASGQAHTIVRPGWFDCNDDDQHRLHFLQGDRRWAGSPADGVIAREQIADVLVASLTSPEADGKTLELVAERGSAQPDLDPLFAALAPDKGLDGADDTANLPLAAEPADVRAGLEAVTRLASRV from the coding sequence ATGACACCACTGACCGTCCTGCTCGTCGGCGGCACCGGCAGCATCGGGCGGCTGGTCGCCCGACGCGCGCTCGCCGACGGGCACACCGTCCGGGTCCTGACCCGCCGTCCAGCCTCGGCTCCAGCGCGTACCGAGGCCGTCGCCGGGGACCTCACGGATGCGTCCACGCTGGCCGCGGCCGTCGACGGCATCGACGCGGTCGTGTTCACGCACGGCGCCCCGTACCAGAGCCCGAAGGTCCGCGACGTCGACTACGGGGGAGTGCTCAACGTGCTGACGGCCATCGGCGCCCGCGAGGTGAGGATCGCCCTGATGACGGCGATCGGCGTGACGAACCGGGCGGGTGGTTACCACGATTGGAAGCGGCGCTCCGAGCGGCTCGTGCGAGCCAGCGGGCAGGCCCACACGATCGTGCGGCCCGGCTGGTTCGACTGCAACGACGACGACCAGCACCGCCTGCACTTCCTGCAGGGCGACCGCCGCTGGGCCGGCAGCCCCGCCGACGGGGTCATCGCCCGGGAGCAGATCGCCGACGTGCTCGTCGCGTCGCTGACCTCGCCCGAGGCCGACGGGAAGACGCTGGAACTGGTCGCGGAACGCGGCTCGGCTCAGCCGGACCTGGACCCGCTCTTCGCCGCACTGGCCCCCGACAAGGGGCTCGACGGCGCCGACGACACGGCCAACCTGCCGCTGGCCGCCGAGCCCGCCGACGTCCGCGCCGGCCTGGAAGCGGTCACGAGACTCGCCTCGCGGGTCTGA
- the prcB gene encoding proteasome subunit beta — protein sequence MPHLSASFAEYLRQVAPEALPGPGRADLPAVHGTTIVAARYRDGVVMAGDRRATMGSAIAMRDIEKVFSADDHSIVGVAGVAGIAVELVRLFQVELEHFEKVEGTRLSFDGKANRLGALIRANLAQAMQGMVVLPLFIGWDDRARQGRMFSYDATGGRYEEHDFCSVGSGSAFARGALKKLHDPKADELTAVATLLQSLYDAADDDSATSGLDLTRGIFPLVMRASADGVARWSEDGVREVAEAIVTARIGRPDGPRGRAL from the coding sequence ATGCCCCACCTCAGCGCGTCGTTCGCCGAGTACCTGCGGCAGGTCGCCCCCGAAGCCCTCCCCGGGCCGGGCCGCGCCGACCTGCCTGCCGTGCACGGAACCACGATCGTCGCCGCGCGGTATCGCGACGGCGTCGTCATGGCCGGCGACCGGCGCGCGACCATGGGGTCCGCGATCGCCATGCGGGACATCGAGAAGGTCTTCTCCGCCGACGACCACTCCATCGTCGGGGTGGCGGGCGTGGCCGGCATCGCCGTGGAACTCGTCCGCCTCTTCCAGGTGGAGCTCGAGCACTTCGAGAAGGTCGAGGGCACCCGTCTCAGCTTCGACGGCAAGGCCAACCGCCTCGGCGCGCTGATCCGCGCCAACCTCGCCCAGGCCATGCAGGGCATGGTGGTGCTGCCCCTGTTCATCGGCTGGGACGACCGCGCCCGCCAGGGCCGCATGTTCTCCTACGACGCCACCGGCGGCCGCTACGAGGAGCACGACTTCTGCTCGGTGGGCTCCGGCTCCGCCTTCGCCCGCGGGGCGCTGAAGAAGCTGCACGACCCCAAGGCCGACGAGCTCACGGCGGTGGCGACGCTGCTGCAGTCGCTCTACGACGCGGCCGACGACGACTCCGCCACCTCCGGCCTCGACCTGACCCGCGGCATCTTCCCGCTCGTCATGCGCGCCTCGGCCGACGGGGTGGCCCGCTGGTCGGAGGACGGCGTGCGCGAGGTGGCCGAGGCCATCGTGACCGCACGCATCGGCCGACCCGACGGACCGCGCGGGAGGGCGCTGTGA
- the prcA gene encoding proteasome subunit alpha: protein MPFYVNPEQLMLDRAEFARKGISRGRAVVVLRYADGIAMVADNHSTTLNKVSEIYDRIGFAAVGRYNEFEALRVAGIRHADLRGYAYDRSDVTARSLAGAYSAQLGAAFSGAEKPFEVELIVAELGENAADDVLYRVSYDGVITDETDLAVIGGDVEHVAERLRAGFDPQASLDEALAAARRALGSSSIEAAVLERGTGRRRTFRRLPRQEATHA from the coding sequence ATGCCGTTCTACGTCAACCCCGAGCAGCTGATGCTGGACCGGGCCGAGTTCGCCCGCAAAGGCATCTCTCGCGGCCGCGCCGTCGTGGTGCTGCGCTACGCCGACGGCATCGCGATGGTCGCCGACAACCACTCCACGACGCTGAACAAGGTCTCCGAGATCTACGACCGCATCGGGTTCGCCGCCGTCGGCCGCTACAACGAGTTCGAGGCCCTGCGCGTCGCCGGCATCCGCCACGCGGACCTGCGCGGCTACGCCTACGACCGCAGCGATGTGACGGCCCGCAGCCTGGCCGGCGCCTACTCCGCCCAGCTCGGCGCCGCTTTCTCCGGAGCAGAGAAGCCGTTCGAGGTCGAGCTGATCGTCGCCGAACTGGGGGAGAACGCAGCCGACGACGTGCTCTACCGCGTCAGCTACGACGGCGTGATCACGGACGAGACCGACCTGGCCGTCATCGGCGGCGACGTCGAGCATGTCGCCGAGCGCCTGCGCGCCGGGTTCGACCCGCAGGCGAGCCTCGACGAGGCGCTCGCCGCCGCCCGACGAGCCCTGGGGTCCAGCTCCATCGAGGCCGCCGTGCTGGAGCGCGGCACCGGGCGCCGCC